In the genome of candidate division KSB1 bacterium, one region contains:
- a CDS encoding NifU family protein: MITITDNAKQKFLSILETENRPGCGMRVTAQRGMSPLAVDYGIAFVEPGQENAEEEVMDTGEFKVYIDSQSAPLAKGATVDYVSGLNESGFKITNPKTAAAPNPTGPVAEKVQQIIDSKVNPGVASHGGHVSLVDVKENIAYLKFGGGCQGCGMVDVTLKQGVEVMLKEAIPELKGVMDVTDHAGGQNPYYQPEK; this comes from the coding sequence ATGATAACAATTACCGACAATGCAAAGCAAAAATTTCTTTCAATATTAGAAACTGAAAATCGACCGGGCTGCGGAATGCGAGTCACTGCACAAAGAGGGATGTCTCCCCTTGCAGTTGATTACGGAATTGCTTTTGTAGAGCCCGGACAAGAGAATGCTGAAGAAGAGGTCATGGATACTGGGGAATTCAAAGTTTACATTGATTCACAGAGCGCTCCTTTGGCTAAAGGCGCGACAGTTGATTATGTTTCCGGGTTAAACGAAAGTGGTTTTAAAATTACCAATCCAAAAACAGCGGCGGCTCCGAACCCAACAGGACCTGTCGCGGAGAAAGTCCAGCAAATAATTGACTCAAAAGTCAATCCGGGTGTGGCCTCGCACGGCGGTCATGTTTCACTCGTTGACGTGAAAGAGAATATCGCCTATCTAAAGTTTGGCGGCGGCTGCCAGGGTTGCGGAATGGTCGATGTGACCTTAAAACAGGGCGTTGAAGTGATGCTCAAGGAAGCCATTCCGGAGCTTAAAGGTGTGATGGATGTAACTGACCACGCGGGTGGTCAAAATCCGTATTATCAGCCGGAGAAGTAA
- a CDS encoding ATP-grasp domain-containing protein — MPRVLFLMPTKTYRASAFLAAAEKLNIDAVVGSERKQALEVFTPDRTLTLDFSSPEKATQRIVEFAKKHPLNAIIPVDEDTAVIGSLAAEALGLPHNSSESVIAAREKQRMRAILNKADLPSPDYTVFSTHEEPEELAEKMDYPGVLKPLFLSSSRGVIRVNNFGEFVSAFKRIKKILANSEIIKLDPKLSQNIMIETFIPGDEVAVEGIFTEGKLKILAIFDKPDPLNGPYFEETIYVTPSRHPPKMQQQLENTIVQASQAMGIKHGAVHAELRINQDGVWLIEIAARSIGGLCSKTLRFDGDITLEELILRHAIGEKIEEFNREKQAAGVMMIPIPKLGILKEILGLKQAQSVKGIEEIKITIPISQKVVPLPEGNKYFGFIFSRSEKPEVVEETLKEAHERLEFVIE; from the coding sequence CCTACCAAAACTTACCGGGCAAGCGCTTTTTTAGCTGCTGCAGAAAAACTCAATATTGATGCGGTAGTGGGCTCGGAGCGAAAACAAGCCTTGGAAGTCTTCACGCCGGACAGAACCCTGACTCTTGATTTTTCCTCTCCAGAAAAGGCGACCCAAAGGATTGTCGAATTTGCAAAAAAACACCCGCTGAATGCAATCATCCCTGTCGATGAAGATACAGCGGTAATTGGCTCTTTGGCTGCTGAAGCTTTGGGGCTACCTCACAATTCTTCTGAATCCGTCATCGCAGCCCGGGAGAAACAGCGAATGCGTGCAATTCTTAACAAAGCGGATCTTCCTTCCCCGGATTACACGGTTTTTTCAACTCATGAGGAACCCGAAGAGTTGGCAGAAAAGATGGACTACCCGGGTGTACTTAAACCGTTATTCCTTTCGAGCAGCCGCGGCGTCATTCGAGTTAACAATTTTGGAGAATTTGTTTCCGCCTTTAAAAGGATTAAGAAGATTTTAGCTAACTCGGAAATTATCAAACTCGACCCAAAATTAAGTCAGAACATTATGATCGAAACATTCATCCCCGGAGATGAAGTCGCTGTTGAAGGTATTTTTACTGAGGGTAAGTTAAAAATTCTTGCCATCTTCGATAAACCCGACCCGCTAAACGGGCCTTATTTTGAAGAAACTATTTATGTAACGCCATCAAGACATCCGCCAAAAATGCAACAACAATTGGAAAATACTATCGTGCAAGCTTCGCAGGCGATGGGAATTAAGCATGGTGCGGTTCATGCTGAGCTGCGAATTAATCAAGATGGCGTTTGGTTAATTGAAATTGCCGCCCGGTCAATCGGCGGTTTGTGTTCGAAGACCCTCAGATTTGATGGAGACATTACCTTGGAAGAGCTTATTCTCCGTCATGCAATTGGTGAAAAAATAGAAGAGTTCAACAGAGAAAAACAAGCGGCGGGCGTGATGATGATTCCGATTCCGAAACTCGGCATATTAAAAGAGATCCTTGGTTTGAAACAGGCACAGTCTGTAAAAGGAATCGAAGAGATAAAAATAACTATCCCCATTAGTCAGAAGGTTGTACCGCTACCTGAAGGGAATAAATATTTTGGATTTATTTTTTCGCGGAGTGAAAAGCCGGAAGTAGTTGAAGAGACACTGAAAGAGGCTCACGAACGATTGGAATTTGTGATCGAATAA